In one Fusarium keratoplasticum isolate Fu6.1 chromosome 5, whole genome shotgun sequence genomic region, the following are encoded:
- a CDS encoding RNA helicase encodes MSDAKGGKRLSADADESTRKKAKKDAADLDRNNPYLAHMYENGASNGHGEEPSPDSPLAGMKRQQTTAKQASKAEDSESNPFTGRPHSQKYFQILQGRRDLPVHKQRQEFLDKYHSTQILVFVGETGSGKTTQIPQYVVYDELPHLTGKLIACTQPRRVAAMSVAQRVADEMDVTLGEEVGYSIRFEDMTGPKTMLKYMTDGMLLREAMHDHEMSRYSCIILDEAHERTLATDILMALLKQISMRRPDLKIIIMSATLDAQKFQKYFNDAPLLAVPGRTHPVEIFYTPEPERDYVEAAIRTVLQIHASEPEGDVLLFLTGEDEIEDACRKISLEADELMREVDAGPLAVYPLYGTLPPHQQQRIFDKAPAPLRKGGRPGRKVIVSTNIAETSLTIDGIVYVVDPGFSKQKIYNPRIRVESLLVSPISKASAQQRAGRAGRTKPGKCFRLYTEKAFKKELIEQTYPEILRSNLANTVLELKKLGVEDLVHFDLMDPPAPETMMRALEELNYLACLDDDGELTTLGGLASEFPLDPALAVMLISSPEFYCSNEILSITSLLSVPQIFMRPANNRKRADEMKAHFAHPDGDHLTLLNAYHAFKGQATSDPNSVKAWCHEHFLSFRHLSSADNVRTQLKRIMEKNELELVSTPFEDKNYYTNIRRALLAGFFMQVAMKESSGKLYRTVKDDQAVLIHPSTVLRTEFDWVLYNEFVLTSKQYIRTCVGIRPEWLLEIAPTYYDLDSFEQGDVKRSLARAAEKKRRKEAMKAGR; translated from the exons ATGTCCGACGCCAAGGGAGGAAAGCGTCTCAGTGCCGACGCAGACGAGTCTACTAGgaaaaaggcaaagaaggacgCCGCCGATCTCGACCGCAACAACCCCTACCTTGCGCACATGTACGAGAACGGCGCGAGCAACGGCCACGGCGAGGAGCCTTCGCCAGACTCCCCTCTCGCCGGCATGAAGAGGCAACAGACAACGGCAAAGCAGGCTTCAAAGGCTGAGGACTCGGAGTCAAACCCTTTCACTGGCCGACCTCACTCGCAAAAGTACTTCCAGATCCTCCAGGGCCGTCGCGATCTCCCTGTGCACAAGCAGCGACAGGAGTTCCTGGACAAGTACCATTCCACACAGATCCTCGTCTTTGTCGGTGAGACGGGTTCCGGAAAGACTACTCAGATCCCGCAGTATGTCGTCTATGATGAGCTCCCTCACCTCACTGGCAAGCTCATTGCCTGTACCCAGCCGCGTCGAGTCGCTGCCATGTCGGTCGCGCAGCGTGTtgccgatgagatggacgTCACCCTGGGAGAGGAGGTCGGTTACAGCATTCGTTTCGAGGACATGACGGGCCCCAAGACCATGCTCAAGTACATGACCGACGGTATGCTTCTGCGCGAGGCCATGCACGACCACGAGATGTCCCGCTACAGctgcatcatcctcgacgaggcccacGAGCGTACCCTGGCCACCGATATCCTCATGGCTCTGCTCAAGCAGATTTCCATGCGCCGCCCCGatctcaagatcatcatcatgtctgctACTCTCGATGCGCAAAAGTTCCAGAAGTACTTCAACGACGCGCCCCTGCTCGCCGTCCCCGGTCGAACCCACCCCGTCGAAATCTTCTATACGCCCGAGCCCGAGCGCGACTACGTCGAGGCCGCCATCCGCACCGTCCTTCAGATTCATGCTTCCGAACCTGAGGGTGACGTCCTGCTGTTCTTGACTGGTGAAGATGAAATTGAGGACGCCTGTCGCAAGATTAGTCTCGAGGCGGACGAGCTGATGCGCGAAGTCGACGCCGGCCCGCTCGCTGTGTATCCCCTCTACGGTACGCTGCCCcctcaccagcagcagcgcatCTTCGACAAGGCGCCCGCGCCCCTGCGTAAGGGCGGCCGCCCTGGTCGCAAGGTGATTGTTTCCACCAACATTGCCGAAACCAGTTTGACCATTGATGGTATCGTGTATGTCGTGGACCCTGGCTTCAGCAAGCAAAAGATCTACAACCCGCGTATCCGTGTCGAGTCCCTCCTCGTCTcgcccatctccaaggctTCCGCCCAGCAGCGAGCCGGTCGTGCTGGTCGTACCAAGCCCGGAAAGTGTTTCCGCCTGTACACGGAAAAggccttcaagaaggagctcatTGAGCAGACGTACCCCGAGATTCTGCGTTCCAACCTCGCCAACACCGTCTTGGAACTCAAGAAGCTTGGcgtcgaggatctcgtcCACTTCGATCTCATGGACCCCCCTGCTCCCGAGACCATGATGCGtgcgctggaggagctcaactACCTCGCCTgtctcgacgacgacggtgagCTCACAACCCTCGGTGGTCTGGCTTCCGAGTTCCCTCTAGATCCCGCTCTGGCTGTCATGCTCATCTCATCGCCCGAATTCTACTGCTCCAATGAGATCCTTTCCATCACCTCCCTTCTCTCAGTCCCCCAGATCTTCATGCGACCCGCCAACAACCGAAAGCGCGCCGATGAGATGAAGGCGCACTTTGCGCACCCCGACGGTGACcacctcaccctcctcaacGCCTACCACGCTTTCAAGGGCCAGGCGACATCGGACCCCAACAGCGTCAAGGCCTGGTGCCACGAGCACTTCCTCTCGTTCCGTCACCTCTCGAGCGCCGACAACGTCCGGACGCAGCTCAAGCGCATCATGGAGAAAAACGAGCTGGAGCTCGTGTCAACGCCATTCGAGGATAAGAACTACTATACCAACATCCGACGGGCGTTGCTGGCCGGTTTCTTCATGCAGGTGGCTATGAAGGAGAGCTCGGGCAAGCTGTACCGCACCGTCAAGGACGACCAGGCCGTCCTgattcatccatccacagTCCTCCGCACCGAGTTTGACTGGGTCCTGTACAACGAATTCGTGCTCACGTCGAAGCAATACATCCGAACATGCGTGGGGATCCGACCCGAGTGGCTATTG GAAATCGCCCCCACTTACTACGACCTGGACTCTTTTGAGCAGGGCGACGTCAAACGGTCTCTGGCTCGTGCCgcggagaagaagcggcGCAAGGAGGCCATGAAGGCTGGCAGATGA